A single genomic interval of Streptobacillus canis harbors:
- a CDS encoding ABC transporter permease, with product MIEFFIAKRHIFERKFQSIVSILGIAIALTVFVVSLAISNGLKNNMLNSILSLSPHISVDIYPKYQEDYESITKEFDKYNFKNINHRIQSQGLVSVNGLSTSTLIIGTNLDNLDINIIEGKIENEDLTSVLVGNEFIKKTGTMVGDEITVVTSEMREIKSKISGIFKTGFYNYDSDLLLFPIETLQLLEERGEVVSSISILVNNPTKTDQLDNLVRDINEKYGDKVFARSWSMDNQSLLSAINFEKFVLISILSLIILIASFAISVILNMIVREKITDIGILKAMGYKNRNILKIFLFEGLIIGITGMILSVILSPILIIILKMIFKYYVTSTYYLDTLPISISIFEMIIIYLISFLLILASTIMPSIKASKMNPTEAIKYNN from the coding sequence ATGATAGAATTTTTTATAGCAAAAAGACACATATTTGAAAGAAAATTTCAATCTATAGTATCTATCCTTGGTATCGCAATTGCTTTAACAGTATTTGTTGTTTCACTTGCAATTTCGAATGGACTTAAAAATAATATGTTAAATTCTATACTTTCACTTTCTCCACATATAAGTGTTGATATTTATCCAAAATACCAAGAAGATTATGAAAGTATTACAAAAGAATTTGATAAATATAATTTTAAAAATATTAATCATAGAATCCAATCTCAAGGTTTAGTTAGTGTAAATGGTTTATCTACATCTACTTTAATTATTGGTACTAACCTTGATAATTTAGATATAAATATAATTGAAGGAAAAATTGAAAATGAAGATTTAACCTCTGTTTTAGTAGGAAATGAATTTATAAAAAAAACAGGAACTATGGTAGGGGATGAAATTACTGTAGTTACATCTGAAATGAGAGAAATAAAATCAAAAATTTCAGGTATATTTAAAACAGGTTTTTATAATTATGATTCAGATTTACTTTTATTTCCAATTGAGACACTTCAATTATTAGAAGAAAGAGGAGAGGTTGTATCTAGTATATCTATTTTAGTAAACAATCCCACTAAAACAGATCAGTTAGACAATTTAGTAAGAGATATAAACGAAAAATATGGAGATAAGGTATTTGCTAGAAGTTGGAGTATGGATAACCAAAGTTTATTGAGTGCAATTAATTTTGAAAAATTTGTTTTAATCTCTATACTTAGCTTAATTATTTTGATAGCATCATTTGCTATTTCAGTAATTTTAAATATGATTGTTAGAGAAAAAATTACAGATATAGGTATTTTAAAAGCAATGGGATATAAAAATAGAAATATTTTAAAAATTTTCTTATTTGAAGGATTAATTATAGGCATAACAGGAATGATTTTATCAGTTATTCTTTCACCAATATTAATTATTATTCTAAAAATGATATTTAAATATTATGTTACATCTACATATTATTTAGATACTTTACCTATCAGTATTAGTATTTTTGAAATGATAATAATATATTTAATATCTTTCCTTTTAATACTTGCTTCAACAATTATGCCTTCAATTAAGGCATCAAAAATGAATCCAACGGAAGCAATTAAATATAATAATTAG
- a CDS encoding ABC transporter ATP-binding protein, whose protein sequence is MLELKKVNKTYTTKAEKIEVLKDIDFRFEKGDFISIQGKSGSGKTTLLNILGLLDRVTGGDVFIDNINIKDNDLTELRKQKIGFVFQFHYLLNEFTALENVTIPALVNSKKSKKEIEEKAINLLKEVGLEHRINHKPQELSGGEKQRVAIARALINDPEIILADEPTGNLDYETSNMINELFVKINKMGQGIIIVTHSIELANLAKVKYKIENGKLKQI, encoded by the coding sequence ATGTTAGAGTTAAAAAAAGTAAACAAAACATATACAACTAAAGCAGAAAAAATTGAAGTTTTAAAAGATATAGATTTTAGATTTGAAAAAGGGGATTTTATATCAATACAAGGTAAATCGGGTAGTGGTAAAACTACACTATTAAATATATTAGGTTTACTTGATAGAGTAACAGGTGGCGATGTATTTATAGATAATATTAATATCAAAGATAATGATTTAACTGAATTAAGAAAACAAAAAATTGGTTTTGTATTTCAATTTCACTATCTATTAAATGAATTTACTGCACTTGAAAATGTTACAATACCTGCCTTAGTAAATAGCAAAAAATCTAAGAAAGAGATTGAAGAAAAAGCTATTAATTTATTAAAAGAAGTAGGGCTTGAACATAGAATTAATCATAAACCTCAAGAGTTATCTGGTGGTGAAAAACAAAGAGTTGCAATTGCAAGAGCACTAATTAATGATCCTGAAATAATACTTGCAGATGAGCCTACAGGAAATTTAGACTATGAAACAAGTAATATGATTAATGAATTATTTGTAAAAATTAATAAAATGGGTCAAGGAATAATAATTGTTACTCATAGTATTGAACTTGCTAATTTAGCCAAAGTAAAATATAAGATAGAAAATGGTAAATTAAAACAAATTTAA
- the hpf gene encoding ribosome hibernation-promoting factor, HPF/YfiA family, whose amino-acid sequence MKIIISGKQLEMTEPIKEYVESKVSKITKYLENITETNVTLTVEPTKSEGKVYKAIATVYAPNKTIRLEESDSDLYAAIDNLSSGLERQVRKYKEKMKDRGE is encoded by the coding sequence ATGAAAATTATTATTAGTGGAAAACAATTAGAAATGACAGAACCTATTAAGGAATACGTTGAAAGTAAAGTTTCTAAAATTACAAAATATTTAGAAAATATAACTGAAACTAATGTTACTTTAACTGTTGAACCAACTAAGTCTGAAGGAAAAGTTTATAAGGCTATAGCTACGGTTTATGCTCCTAATAAAACTATTAGACTTGAAGAAAGTGATTCAGATTTATATGCTGCAATAGATAATTTATCTTCAGGTTTAGAAAGACAAGTTAGAAAATATAAAGAAAAAATGAAAGATAGAGGTGAATAA
- a CDS encoding Dps family protein, with product MNKTIDALNVYLADLNVFYRKVQNYHWNVVGQGFFTVHAKLEEIYDGVNEKIDVIAERILAIGGRPYGNMKKYLEITSIKEANDEDISVKDLLTVLIFDTENLLAQVRNLKEITDEEKDFGTSAELDNHITEYEKLLWMFKAYIK from the coding sequence ATGAATAAAACAATCGATGCATTAAATGTATATTTAGCAGACTTAAATGTATTCTATAGAAAGGTTCAAAACTATCACTGGAATGTAGTAGGACAAGGATTCTTTACAGTACATGCAAAATTAGAAGAAATATATGATGGAGTTAATGAAAAAATAGATGTAATAGCTGAAAGAATTTTAGCTATAGGTGGAAGACCATATGGAAATATGAAAAAATATTTAGAAATTACTTCAATTAAAGAAGCTAATGATGAAGATATTTCAGTAAAAGATTTATTAACAGTATTAATTTTTGATACAGAAAATTTATTAGCACAAGTTAGAAATTTAAAAGAAATCACTGATGAAGAAAAAGACTTTGGTACAAGTGCTGAACTTGATAACCATATTACTGAATATGAAAAATTACTTTGGATGTTTAAAGCATATATAAAATAA
- a CDS encoding tyrosine-type recombinase/integrase: MAHYKKMDNGKWLVKFNCKDHKGNNKQIKRQGFNTKKEAQDFINDYLALHNGTENIGISTLITEFLKTKDNLKYNTKKQYNIIAKQVMEHFNNIVINDITKKSIYNFIDTYNDRPIRQKQVYEFLGQVFDYACTYFHLKDNVLLGIKFNFKKDKKIKDIWTYEDFKNFDNILKKHYDIKTRAYFNLLFYSGARPGEISGLTLQDIDYNNNTININKTRISSTFSNTPKNNASYRQITLPQNIIELLKSYTDNLPKIDNFNIFATRENYSLCLKRIIIEYNLPHITLHGFRHSHTSLLINKGLDIASVSNRLGHSNSNITLQIYTHLYKEKKENDKAINILDNLK; the protein is encoded by the coding sequence ATGGCACATTATAAAAAAATGGACAATGGCAAATGGCTTGTTAAATTCAATTGTAAAGACCATAAAGGCAATAATAAACAAATCAAAAGACAAGGCTTTAATACTAAAAAAGAGGCACAAGACTTTATAAATGATTATTTAGCTTTACACAATGGAACTGAAAATATAGGTATTTCAACTTTAATTACTGAATTTTTAAAAACTAAAGACAATTTAAAATACAATACTAAAAAACAATACAATATTATTGCTAAGCAAGTAATGGAACATTTCAATAATATTGTTATAAATGATATAACTAAAAAAAGCATATATAATTTTATAGACACTTATAATGATAGACCTATAAGACAAAAACAAGTATATGAATTTCTAGGACAAGTTTTTGATTATGCTTGTACTTATTTCCATTTAAAAGACAATGTATTGTTAGGTATTAAATTTAATTTTAAAAAAGATAAGAAAATAAAAGATATATGGACTTATGAAGATTTTAAAAACTTTGATAATATACTGAAAAAACATTATGATATTAAAACAAGGGCTTATTTTAATTTATTGTTTTATAGTGGGGCAAGACCGGGCGAAATATCAGGACTAACATTACAAGATATAGACTATAACAACAACACTATAAACATTAATAAGACTAGAATATCAAGTACATTTTCAAATACTCCTAAAAATAACGCTAGTTATAGACAAATAACATTACCACAAAACATAATAGAACTATTAAAGTCTTATACTGACAATTTACCTAAAATTGATAATTTTAATATATTTGCAACAAGAGAAAATTACAGTTTATGTTTAAAAAGAATTATAATTGAATATAACCTACCGCATATTACATTACACGGCTTTAGACACTCACACACTAGCTTATTAATCAATAAAGGCTTAGACATTGCAAGTGTATCAAATAGACTAGGACATAGCAACAGTAATATCACATTACAAATCTATACACATTTATATAAAGAAAAAAAAGAAAATGATAAGGCTATAAATATTTTAGACAATTTAAAGTAA
- a CDS encoding type II toxin-antitoxin system PemK/MazF family toxin, translating to MIELFSVYLIDLPNNNEKTRILKGKHFGLVLSEINKKDNTLLIAPITSKKIGKKYRGGFTIDNKKYQKHPKYEYAFIKLRKIREIDKTKIISKKKFSLDKEDLLQLKIAFEKFFNKILEIE from the coding sequence ATGATTGAATTATTTTCAGTATATTTAATAGATTTACCAAACAACAATGAAAAAACAAGAATTTTAAAAGGCAAACATTTTGGACTTGTTTTAAGTGAAATAAATAAAAAAGATAATACTTTATTGATAGCACCCATAACAAGTAAAAAAATAGGTAAAAAGTATAGAGGGGGCTTTACTATAGATAATAAAAAATATCAAAAACACCCAAAATATGAATATGCTTTTATTAAGTTAAGAAAAATTCGAGAAATAGACAAGACAAAGATTATATCTAAAAAAAAGTTTAGTTTAGACAAAGAAGATTTGTTACAGTTAAAAATAGCATTTGAAAAGTTTTTTAACAAAATATTAGAAATAGAATAA
- a CDS encoding helix-turn-helix domain-containing protein has protein sequence MKDIGEKLRELRKSQKITMKELADMIGTTEANISRYETGKIKNIPMKQLQKLSKSLNVPLFLLIEPTKEIESNTKKWNYQLQDLVTSFKVRTSQAKFYDFKIDEDANFKLEIITIIEENMKHLNNIEKRKLFTLILKMLVNLNVDNLEKANDFIEFLDSKSNNNSK, from the coding sequence ATGAAAGATATTGGTGAAAAACTTAGAGAATTAAGAAAATCTCAAAAAATTACAATGAAAGAATTAGCGGATATGATAGGAACTACTGAGGCTAATATATCAAGGTATGAAACAGGTAAAATAAAAAATATTCCAATGAAACAACTACAAAAACTGTCAAAAAGTTTAAATGTACCGCTTTTTTTATTAATTGAACCAACTAAAGAAATTGAATCAAATACAAAAAAATGGAATTATCAGTTACAAGATTTAGTTACTTCATTTAAAGTAAGAACATCACAGGCAAAATTTTATGATTTTAAAATTGACGAAGACGCAAACTTTAAATTAGAAATAATAACAATAATAGAAGAAAATATGAAACATTTAAATAATATAGAAAAACGTAAGCTATTTACTCTAATACTTAAAATGTTAGTCAATTTAAACGTTGATAATCTCGAGAAAGCAAACGACTTTATAGAATTTTTAGATAGTAAATCAAATAACAACTCCAAATGA
- a CDS encoding helix-turn-helix domain-containing protein, translated as MKKNTNIANVGLNLMYFRKVKGLSINDVASKLNMNSIAYAKYEKGTVNIPLNKLIAICKILDLDLILQANQ; from the coding sequence ATGAAAAAAAATACAAATATAGCAAATGTAGGTTTAAATTTAATGTATTTTAGAAAAGTTAAAGGACTAAGTATAAACGATGTAGCTAGTAAGTTGAATATGAACTCAATAGCATATGCTAAGTATGAAAAGGGTACAGTAAATATACCTTTAAATAAATTGATAGCTATATGCAAAATTTTAGACTTAGATTTAATATTACAAGCTAACCAATAA